From a single Ornithodoros turicata isolate Travis chromosome 8, ASM3712646v1, whole genome shotgun sequence genomic region:
- the LOC135366208 gene encoding cholinesterase 1-like — MSCPHTEDGFIIVTPKSLTTVVVATVVALGTVGVIMYYTLSGASKSRGEYLVDSQHGLVKTVMGRTITEYLGVKYAKVLSKSDRFAPSDILEYQREMNLSSRPPCPQLPWSPIPTLLKIKSHSTDDCLRLNIWRPGQASIRCKPKPVVVVFHGGRFQYGGGGTYLYYDGQFMAATWDVVVVTPAYRVGVLGFLNAQTADAPGNAGLTDQVNALRWVHRYIDQFGGDRDRVTLLGEEAGAASVGYHLIHQQTSTLFQKAILLSGSPFMPVPDNSGATALLNANSLAEILGCEVGEEGLQDLRLRQEMVACLRRRTPLAAVNAGKKLSSSSDRALFGPTLSEGYRWKRGETAKTMKPLDILIGYTKSEGTSYVTEAMNIFELPANQLLSATKMVSMLRKFLDMYGIKDSSEIIQYYGYNNLTFASKLGVLLIEEVAVALGDFFVYCPVMYFLEEVSREGSRVFFYEFTYSPNYKWWGSWLGVPQFLDYVFATGFLDIISESAAVHENDKILAQDMAKMFAGFVKTGNPNTLPNVLWQRWKASASTPLKMDYAANGEYNHDPQYRYRNECDMWRNYL, encoded by the exons ATGAGCTGCCCACACACAGAAGACGGATTTATTATAGTGACACCCAAGTCTCTAACTA CCGTCGTCGTAGCCACAGTGGTAGCCCTCGGAACCGTAGGCGTTATAATGTACTACACATTGTCCGGAGCGAGCAAGTCGCGAGGTGAATACCTCGTCGACTCTCAGCACGGTCTTGTCAAGACAGTTATGGGACGAACCATAACTGAATACCTAGGCGTGAAGTACGCGAAAGTTTTGAGCAAGTCTGATCGTTTCGCCCCGTCCGATATCCTTGAATACCAGCGGGAAATGAACCTAAGCTCGCGTCCACCCTGCCCTCAACTGCCTTGGAGTCCCATACCGACGCTTCTCAAGATTAAATCTCACTCCACAGATGACTGTCTACGTCTCAACATATGGCGACCTGGACAGGCCAGTATTCGCTGCAAGCCTAAGCCCGTTGTTGTCGTTTTTCATGGTGGCAGATTCCAGTACGGCGGCGGAGGCACCTACTTGTACTACGACGGTCAGTTCATGGCTGCTACGTGGGATGTCGTGGTCGTTACACCCGCGTACCGCGTCGGCGTCTTGGGATTCCTCAACGCTCAAACAGCGGATGCCCCGGGCAACGCCGGTCTGACAGACCAAGTGAACGCCCTTCGCTGGGTGCACAGGTACATTGACCAGTTTGGCGGAGACAGAGATAGAGTGACACTTCTCGGGGAGGAAGCAGGTGCAGCGTCCGTTGGGTATCATCTAATTCATCAGCAGACTTCGACACTTTTCCAGAAAGCCATTCTCCTCAGTGGCTCTCCTTTCATGCCGGTACCCGATAACAGCGGCGCCACCGCGCTTTTAAATGCCAATTCTCTTGCCGAGATATTAGGCTGCGAAGTAGGCGAGGAAGGGCTCCAGGACTTGCGGTTACGACAAGAAATGGTAGCCTGCTTGAGGAGGAGAACACCTCTGGCTGCCGTGAATGCAGGAAAGAAGTTGTCGTCTAGCAGCGACAGGGCTCTCTTTGGCCCAACCCTATCAGAAGGCTACCGTTGGAAGAGAGGAGAAACTGCGAAAACAATGAAGCCGCTGGATATCCTAATTGGATACACAAAGTCCGAAGGAACGTCGTACGTCACCGAAGCCATGAATATTTTCGAGCTCCCGGCCAACCAGCTGTTGAGTGCGACAAAGATGGTGTCCATGCTGAGGAAGTTTTTGGATATGTACGGCATCAAGGATTCAAGCGAAATAATCCAATATTATGGATACAACAATTTGACGTTTGCTTCCAAGCTAGGGGTTTTATTAATAGAAGAGGTCGCTGTGGCCCTCGGTGACTTCTTCGTCTACTGCCCCGTCATGTATTTCCTGGAAGAAGTAAGCCGAGAGGGCAGTCGTGTGTTCTTCTACGAGTTCACCTACTCGCCCAATTACAAGTGGTGGGGATCTTGGCTGGGAGTGCCTCAGTTTCTCGACTACGTTTTCGCGACTGGGTTCCTGGACATAATATCCGAGTCAGCCGCAGttcacgaaaatgacaaaaTCCTCGCGCAAGACATGGCGAAGATGTTCGCAGGATTCGTCAAGACTGG AAATCCTAACACACTTCCAAACGTCCTCTGGCAACGTTGGAAAGCGTCTGCCAGTACGCCACTAAAGATGGACTACGCGGCCAATGGGGAGTACAATCACGATCCACAGTATCGTTACCGTAACGAGTGTGACATGTGGCGGAACTATCTGTGA
- the LOC135366209 gene encoding cholinesterase 1-like → MRSLSPRVVLRRVARCRPEESKRLICGIVLFVAVGIGGVVFTFLMMRHKAFPEPTFPRENTEEIVLNRKISKYMGIPYAVQMTKRWRFSAPQQLYFSRRHVNRTGSFSRLGCPQPLSVPFPRRHISQSNSEDDCLYLNIWQPSEEDLRCGLKPVVVVLFGGGFQYGGGGTYTFYEGKYMASLWDVVVVVPAYRVGVFGFLNAGIAVAPGNVGIRDQLVALKWVKQNIHNFGGSSSDVTILGHEAGATSVGFHLLLSHASLLFHRAIMISGSPYAFIRNNTKNATVNVQNLAAGLKCKAADGPGKMHSLVACLRTRPVKSILEAVDRRKLYFGPSCDNKVVVLSRGLRDQLITSMKPVDIIIGYTTNEGSHYVAEFLNFFGLSSRPKLKGGDILSPLYEWLYLYGVQDPSTVIDFYNMSTPEFEREEGTALLSFLESLFGDMLVHCPVNYFIERATQVGSRVFAYVFAHLPYYRWWKTWKGVPQMLDLIYATGQVHVIEKDFGLAQEELWFSVDMAKMFAGFAWNANPNVLPSTTWLRWEKARESVLEFKLSRNATRMYTSLSQLPHEEYCKFWIQYLSANSKA, encoded by the exons ATGCGAAGCCTTTCTCCGAGGGTTGTGTTACGTCGTGTTGCTCGTTGTCGGCCAGAGGAAAGTAAAAGATTGATTT gTGGAATTGTGCTGTTCGTGGCAGTCGGCATAGGAGGTGTGGTGTTCACCTTCCTTATGATGCGTCACAAAGCCTTCCCCGAACCAACTTTTCCCCGCGAAAATACTGAAGAAATCGTGCTCAACAGGAAGATCTCAAAGTACATGGGCATCCCATACGCGGTGCAGATGACTAAAAGGTGGAGATTTTCTGCACCGCAGCAGTTGTACTTCTCCAGAAGGCACGTTAACAGGACGGGGTCATTCTCTCGTCTCGGTTGCCCACAA CCACTGTCGGTGCCCTTTCCCAGAAGGCACATATCCCAATCAAACAGCGAGGATGACTGCCTCTACCTCAATATCTGGCAGCCAAGCGAAGAAGACCTGCGATGCGGCTTGAAACCTGTTGTGGTCGTCTTGTTCGGCGGCGGCTTCCAGTATGGTGGAGGAGGCACGTACACTTTCTACGAAGGGAAATACATGGCTTCATTGTGGGACGTAGTAGTCGTCGTACCGGCCTACCGAGTTGGCGTTTTTGGCTTCCTCAACGCTGGTATTGCCGTGGCTCCGGGCAATGTCGGCATCAGAGATCAACTGGTAGCCCTTAAGTGGGTGAAGCAGAACATACACAATTTCGGAGGGTCGTCTTCTGATGTGACGATTCTCG GCCACGAAGCTGGAGCTACCTCGGTAGGCTTCCACCTTCTCTTGAGTCACGCAAGCCTCCTCTTCCACAGGGCCATAATGATCAGTGGCTCCCCTTACGCGTTTATACGGAACAACACCAAAAACGCCACCGTAAACGTTCAAAATCTTGCCGCCGGTCTCAAATGCAAAGCTGCTGACGGTCCTGGTAAGATGCACTCTCTCGTCGCTTGCCTCCGAACGCGTCCCGTTAAATCCATCCTGGAAGCCGTGGATCGACGGAAGCTCTACTTCGGTCCAAGCTGCGACAACAAAGTAGTTGTTCTTAGTCGGGGTCTGCGAGACCAGCTCATAACATCCATGAAACCCGTAGACATCATCATCGGTTACACCACCAACGAAGGAAGCCACTATGTCGCGGAGTTTTTGAACTTCTTTGGTCTGTCGTCGAGACCCAAACTCAAGGGAGGAGACATTCTGTCACCCTTGTACGAATGGCTCTATCTCTATGGTGTTCAAGACCCGTCAACCGTGATTGACTTCTACAACATGAGCACTCCGGAGTTTGAACGTGAGGAGGGAACGGCGCTCTTGAGTTTTCTGGAAAGTCTGTTCGGGGACATGCTGGTCCATTGCCCCGTGAATTACTTCATCGAGAGAGCGACGCAAGTAGGAAGCCGGGTGTTCGCGTACGTGTTCGCTCACCTGCCTTATTACCGGTGGTGGAAGACATGGAAAGGGGTGCCTCAGATGTTGGACCTCATCTACGCCACCGGACAAGTGCATGTCATTGAGAAGGATTTCGGACTGGCTCAAGAGGAACTATGGTTCTCGGTAGACATGGCCAAGATGTTCGCTGGATTTGCGTGGAATGC CAATCCAAACGTTCTACCCAGCACTACGTGGCTCCGCTGGGAAAAGGCCAGAgagtcagttctggagttcaaACTGTCCAGGAACGCGACTAGGATGTACACAAGTCTTTCTCAGCTGCCGCACGAGGAGTATTGCAAATTTTGGATTCAGTATCTCAGCGCGAATTCAAAGGCATGA
- the LOC135366207 gene encoding kelch-like protein 10, with product MGGPDAEQILSQEVLQRLWDMRVPRLLCDGIIKTSDGGDFPVHRFIMTSCSEYFRALFASMLHGRPRADVVVPGVSKATMAIIVEFAYKRVTWVGCDNVESLLEAADYLCVVGMIKDCCDFLVSIMAPENCISIHNVAKLYNCFSLADKAYNYLMRNFIEVSKKSEELLSLDIDEVEAIFSDENLNVIKEETVWKAVTRWIDYDPINRQQHIIRLLRCVRTGLVDTNFFVEKIKAHKYVQDNETCRPLVIDTLRFLYDLDVVVHNDEVPTPVFARPRIPHEMMFVIGGWMSGGPTAFIESYDTKADRWIRVDCIDPEGPRAYHKCVAINTDIYVIGGFNGEDYFSSVRCFNAATKQWRSVTPMHVKRCYVSVAMLNDVIYAMGGYDGRHRLNTAEKFDYRTNQWTMIAPMNMQRSDACATTHDGYVYVTGGFSGNECLSSAERYDPTVDQWCTIAPMRFRRSGVGCIGFKSFVYAIGGFNGTSRLCSAEKYNPENNSWTTLPNMYTPRSNFSVAIIDNLVFAIGGFNGESTTNLVECYDPTTDQWYEATDMNESRSALAACVIGGLPNIRDYIHLRRDNLMEEKRQKMLDILRLRSRQTNRDTDRVN from the exons ATGGGCGGCCCCGATGCCGAGCAGATCCTCAGCCAGGAAGTCCTGCAGCGCCTCTGGGACATGAGGGTTCCTCGGCTTCTGTGCGACGGCATCATCAAAACCAGTGACGGAGGAGACTTTCCCGTTCATAGATTTATCATGACCAGCTGCAGCGAATATTTTCG GGCCCTGTTTGCGAGCATGCTGCACGGACGTCCCAGGGCAGACGTGGTCGTCCCTGGGGTATCAAAAGCCACTATGGCCATTATTGTGGAGTTCGCCTACAAGCGAGTCACCTGGGTGGGCTGTGACAACGTGGAGAGCCTTCTGGAGGCAGCGGACTACCTCTGCGTCGTGGGCATGATCAAGGACTGCTGCGACTTCCTCGTTTCCATCATGGCACCCGAAAATTGCATCTCCATACACAACGTCGCTAAGCTCTACAACTGTTTCTCCCTGGCAGACAAGGCGTACAA TTACCTGATGCGCAATTTTATCGAGGTCTCGAAGAAAAGCGAGGAACTACTCAGCCTGGACATCGACGAAGTGGAAGCGATCTTCTCGGATGAAAACCTCAACGTCATAAAGGAGGAGACTGTATGGAAGGCAGTAACGCGCTGGATCGACTACGACCCCATCAACCGACAGCAGCACATCATTCGCCTGTTGCGCTGTGTCCGCACTGGTCTTGTCGACACGAACTTCTTCGTGGAGAAAATTAAGGCTCATAAATATGTACAAGACAATGAGACATGCAG GCCACTGGTCATCGACACATTAAGGTTCCTGTACGACCTGGACGTTGTAGTACATAATGACGAAGTGCCTACCCCCGTGTTTGCAAGACCGAGGATCCCCCACGAAATGATGTTTGTCATCGGAGGCTGGATGTCTGGGGGTCCTACCGCCTTCATCGAAAGCTACGATACTAAAGCGGACCGCTGGATCAGG GTAGACTGCATCGACCCCGAGGGTCCGCGGGCGTACCACAAATGCGTTGCCATCAATACAGACATCTACGTCATTGGAGGCTTCAATGGTGAAGATTACTTCAGCAGCGTGCGCTGTTTCAACGCGGCTACAAAGCAGTGGAGATCTGTGACCCCCATGCACGTAAAGAG ATGCTACGTGAGCGTTGCAATGCTGAACGACGTCATCTATGCCATGGGAGGTTACGACGGGAGGCACCGTCTCAACACAGCTGAGAAATTCGACTACAGAACAAATCAG TGGACCATGATAGCACCGATGAACATGCAAAGAAGCGACGCGTGTGCCACGACCCACGACGGCTACGTGTACGTGACTGGAGGATTCAGCGGGAACGAATGCCTCAGCTCTGCGGAACGCTACGATCCCACGGTGGACCAGTGGTGCACGATAGCGCCCATGAGATTCCGTCGCAGTGGCGTTGGCTGCATTGGCTTCAAGAGCTTCGTCTACGCAATCGGGGGCTTCAATGGCACTTCACGGCTATGCTCTGCCGAGAAGTATAACCCGGAGAACAACAGCTGGACCACACTCCCCAATATGTACACACCACGAAGTAATTTCTCTGTGGCT ATAATCGACAACCTGGTATTCGCCATCGGTGGATTCAACGGTGAGAGTACCACAAATCTGGTCGAATGCTACGACCCCACGACGGACCAGTGGTACGAGGCTACGGACATGAACGAATCTCGTTCCGCTCTGGCTGCCTGCGTCATCGGTGGCCTGCCGAACATTCGGGACTACATTCACTTGCGGAGGGACAACCTGATGGAGGAGAAGCGGCAGAAGATGCTCGATATTTTGCGCTTACGCTCAAGACAGACAAACAGAGACACTGACAGGGTGAACTAA